One window of Caldicoprobacter guelmensis genomic DNA carries:
- a CDS encoding CarD family transcriptional regulator: MFRVGDKVVYPMHGAGIVEGIEEKEILGEKHEYYVLYFPVMKIKVMIPTKNVEQIGLRQVISREEVDKVIGVLNDGQSSMPTNWNKRYRLNMDKIKSGDIYEIADVVRNLTLRDREKGLSAAERKMLNSARQFLISELMLSIDVSEEEVSALVDSIILEKATK, encoded by the coding sequence ATTTTTAGGGTGGGGGATAAAGTGGTTTATCCAATGCACGGTGCTGGCATTGTGGAAGGTATAGAGGAAAAGGAGATACTTGGTGAAAAGCACGAGTACTATGTACTGTATTTCCCTGTGATGAAAATAAAGGTGATGATCCCCACCAAAAATGTGGAACAGATAGGTTTGAGGCAGGTTATATCCAGGGAGGAAGTCGATAAAGTGATAGGCGTTTTAAATGATGGTCAGAGCAGCATGCCCACCAATTGGAATAAACGTTACAGATTGAATATGGATAAGATAAAAAGTGGAGATATTTATGAGATTGCCGATGTAGTGAGGAATCTTACTTTAAGGGATAGGGAGAAAGGGTTGTCTGCCGCTGAACGAAAGATGCTCAATAGTGCCAGGCAGTTTCTAATTAGCGAGCTGATGTTATCGATAGACGTGAGTGAAGAGGAGGTTTCTGCGCTGGTGGATAGCATAATCTTAGAAAAAGCTACAAAGTAA
- a CDS encoding PIN/TRAM domain-containing protein yields MLVKIIKAILTGCGAAIGTGMAWWITSLLNNWNITLIPAYQDVVVYLLCCFVVAIIFFVSSDRLISSIVLFTKRIEKKLQEMPLTDVVLGVAGLVVGLFIAYLVSFPINQIALPGVSIPLTTIIYILLGYLGISVAMKRRDELNWLVPQRKTKDKVVFDGYRSQPKILDTSVIIDGRIFDICKTGFIEGPLVIPSFVLEELRHIADSSDVLKRNRGRRGLDILNRIQKELDIPVEIYEKDFDDVAEVDTKLLKLARILNGKIITNDYNLNKVAEFQGVAVLNINELANAMKPIVLPGEEMVVQVVKDGKEVGQGVAYLDDGTMIVVDGGKKHVGETIGVLVTSVLQTAAGRMIFAKPKSMDKVS; encoded by the coding sequence GTGCTGGTAAAAATTATTAAAGCAATATTGACGGGGTGTGGAGCAGCTATAGGCACAGGAATGGCCTGGTGGATAACGAGCTTGCTCAATAACTGGAACATAACGCTTATACCGGCATATCAGGACGTCGTCGTATACCTTTTGTGTTGTTTTGTGGTTGCAATTATTTTCTTTGTTTCATCTGATAGGCTTATATCTTCGATAGTGCTATTCACAAAAAGAATAGAAAAAAAGCTGCAGGAGATGCCTTTAACCGATGTTGTGTTGGGCGTAGCCGGGTTAGTTGTGGGGCTGTTTATTGCTTATCTAGTCAGCTTTCCTATAAATCAAATTGCGTTACCAGGTGTCTCAATTCCACTTACAACGATTATTTACATACTCCTTGGATATTTAGGAATAAGCGTTGCGATGAAGAGAAGGGATGAGCTTAACTGGTTGGTTCCACAAAGAAAAACAAAGGATAAAGTCGTGTTTGACGGCTATCGCAGCCAACCTAAGATTTTGGACACCAGTGTTATAATTGACGGTAGGATATTTGACATATGTAAAACCGGGTTTATAGAGGGACCTTTGGTTATCCCCAGCTTTGTGCTGGAAGAGTTGAGGCATATAGCCGATTCTTCAGATGTTCTAAAGCGAAATCGTGGACGGCGTGGTCTTGACATACTTAACCGCATTCAGAAAGAGCTGGACATTCCGGTGGAAATTTATGAAAAGGATTTTGATGACGTTGCGGAAGTGGATACCAAGCTGCTTAAACTGGCTCGTATTTTAAACGGCAAGATCATTACCAACGACTATAATTTGAATAAGGTGGCCGAGTTTCAAGGTGTGGCAGTGCTCAACATCAATGAACTGGCAAACGCCATGAAGCCTATAGTCCTACCCGGAGAAGAGATGGTGGTGCAAGTTGTCAAGGATGGAAAGGAAGTAGGGCAGGGAGTTGCTTATCTGGATGATGGTACCATGATTGTAGTTGATGGAGGCAAAAAACATGTGGGCGAGACTATAGGGGTACTTGTAACTAGCGTGCTTCAGACGGCTGCAGGTAGGATGATCTTTGCCAAGCCCAAATCCATGGATAAGGTAAGCTAA
- the ispD gene encoding 2-C-methyl-D-erythritol 4-phosphate cytidylyltransferase, with protein MDKKNYAIVVAAGQGKRMGTDVSKQYLMLGDKPVVVHVIEAFDEHPSIEAVVLVVAAQDIEYVERGIVRKYGFKKHILVVGGGQERQQSVYNGLKALMKFEDVDIVVIHDGVRPFVTGQMIQDSIHAAGKYGAAVMGVPVKDTIKKVDGEQFVVCTPKRDELWLVQTPQAFKYHLIWEAHEKALQDGFYGTDDAMLVERLGHPVKMVMGNYGNIKITTREDLILAREFLRGGLI; from the coding sequence ATGGACAAAAAAAATTATGCCATTGTTGTAGCGGCTGGGCAGGGCAAACGAATGGGTACCGATGTCAGCAAGCAGTATTTGATGCTGGGGGATAAACCAGTGGTTGTGCATGTTATTGAAGCCTTTGATGAGCATCCGAGCATTGAGGCTGTAGTATTGGTAGTGGCCGCTCAAGATATTGAATATGTGGAAAGGGGAATAGTGCGAAAATATGGGTTTAAGAAACATATACTGGTGGTAGGAGGTGGCCAGGAACGCCAGCAGTCAGTATACAATGGCCTTAAAGCCCTTATGAAATTTGAGGATGTTGATATTGTAGTAATTCATGATGGTGTGAGGCCTTTTGTTACTGGTCAGATGATACAAGACAGCATTCATGCGGCTGGTAAATACGGAGCTGCTGTGATGGGCGTTCCCGTCAAGGATACGATAAAGAAGGTGGATGGTGAGCAATTTGTGGTGTGTACCCCTAAGCGAGATGAATTATGGCTAGTGCAGACTCCTCAGGCGTTTAAATACCACCTAATATGGGAGGCTCATGAAAAAGCTCTGCAGGATGGGTTTTATGGTACAGATGATGCTATGCTGGTAGAAAGGCTGGGCCATCCTGTTAAAATGGTGATGGGCAATTACGGTAATATAAAGATTACAACGCGAGAAGATTTGATTTTGGCACGTGAGTTCTTGCGGGGAGGGTTGATATGA
- the ispF gene encoding 2-C-methyl-D-erythritol 2,4-cyclodiphosphate synthase yields the protein MRIGMGYDVHPLVEGRDLILGGVFIPFEKGLKGHSDADVLVHAIMDALLGAAAMGDIGKLFPDTDERYKGASSLILLRKVGELIIQRSYRIENIDSIVVAQRPKIAPYVEEMRVNIAQQLEIYPDRVSIKATTTEGLGFIGAGEGIAAYAVALLV from the coding sequence ATGAGGATAGGAATGGGATATGACGTACATCCTCTAGTGGAGGGCAGGGATTTGATTTTAGGCGGAGTTTTTATTCCCTTTGAAAAAGGGCTTAAAGGGCATTCCGATGCTGATGTGTTGGTCCATGCTATAATGGATGCTTTACTTGGCGCTGCGGCAATGGGCGATATAGGCAAGCTGTTTCCAGATACAGATGAAAGATACAAGGGAGCGTCCAGCCTTATATTGCTACGCAAAGTGGGAGAGCTGATAATACAACGGTCATACCGTATAGAGAATATCGATTCAATAGTGGTGGCTCAAAGGCCCAAGATAGCGCCTTATGTAGAAGAGATGAGGGTAAATATAGCGCAGCAGCTTGAGATTTATCCTGACAGGGTCAGCATTAAAGCCACTACGACGGAGGGCTTAGGATTTATAGGTGCCGGGGAAGGAATTGCTGCCTACGCAGTGGCTTTGCTTGTATAG
- a CDS encoding DUF1002 domain-containing protein, translating into MRNWMIACFCAVALMMGQFNFVQAKGEEVVSLGADLNEKQQQQMLNLFGVKANEVKIIKVTNQEERDYLKGLVSEDKIGTRAISCAYVKPLPKGEGLMVETYNIGWVTKEMYANAMATAGVQDARVVAAAPFMVSGTAALTGIIKAFEEVSGKQLNEQAKKVANEELVTTGELGQDVGKDKAAALIKEVKERVIREKVKNPEDIKKIVLQIAKELNIELTEEQIDRIIALMEKISKLDIDINRITSQLENITQRLDNIRKTVEENKGLLQRVWEAITRFISWLQSVIERFRS; encoded by the coding sequence ATGAGAAACTGGATGATAGCGTGTTTTTGCGCTGTGGCTTTGATGATGGGCCAGTTTAACTTTGTGCAGGCTAAAGGTGAGGAAGTGGTCAGCCTGGGTGCAGACTTAAACGAGAAACAGCAACAGCAGATGCTGAACCTGTTTGGCGTAAAGGCCAACGAGGTAAAGATAATAAAGGTGACAAACCAGGAAGAACGTGATTATCTAAAGGGGCTTGTGTCTGAGGATAAGATAGGTACCAGAGCTATATCCTGTGCCTATGTTAAACCATTGCCAAAAGGTGAAGGCTTGATGGTTGAGACCTACAACATAGGCTGGGTTACAAAGGAGATGTATGCAAATGCTATGGCAACAGCTGGGGTACAAGACGCTCGCGTAGTGGCTGCCGCTCCGTTTATGGTGTCGGGTACGGCGGCGCTTACAGGCATAATTAAGGCTTTTGAGGAGGTATCGGGCAAACAGCTCAACGAACAGGCAAAGAAGGTGGCAAATGAGGAATTGGTAACCACAGGTGAGTTGGGTCAGGATGTAGGTAAGGATAAGGCTGCGGCGCTGATCAAGGAAGTAAAAGAGAGGGTAATTCGTGAGAAGGTGAAAAACCCTGAGGATATTAAAAAAATAGTGCTGCAGATAGCTAAAGAGCTCAACATAGAGCTTACAGAGGAACAAATTGACAGGATCATTGCGCTTATGGAAAAGATAAGCAAGTTAGATATTGATATAAACCGCATAACATCTCAGCTTGAGAACATAACGCAGCGTTTGGATAACATACGCAAAACGGTAGAGGAGAATAAAGGGTTGCTTCAACGGGTATGGGAGGCTATAACCCGCTTTATAAGTTGGCTCCAAAGTGTCATTGAAAGGTTTAGGTCGTAG
- the cysE gene encoding serine O-acetyltransferase: protein MFDRIRKDIQAVLERDPAARNALEVILCYPGFHAILLHRIAHWFYGKGFKLIARLISQFNRFITGIEIHPAAKIGEGLFIDHGMGVVIGETAEIGNNVTIYQGATLGGTGKETGKRHPTIGNNVVISAGAKVLGPFKVGDNSKIGANAVVLSEVPPNCTVVGVPGKIVKKDNKRVASARDEIDLDQVRLPDPVAEQIKEILDRISMLEKKVQELEGRYKNEVV from the coding sequence ATGTTTGACCGCATTCGCAAGGATATACAGGCTGTACTTGAAAGGGACCCTGCTGCCAGGAATGCTCTGGAGGTCATATTGTGTTATCCAGGGTTTCATGCTATCCTATTGCATCGAATAGCGCACTGGTTTTATGGTAAAGGTTTTAAGCTTATAGCACGGCTCATCTCGCAGTTTAACAGGTTTATCACTGGTATAGAGATACACCCCGCTGCAAAAATTGGCGAGGGATTATTTATAGATCACGGGATGGGCGTAGTAATTGGTGAAACCGCTGAAATAGGGAACAATGTGACCATATACCAGGGAGCTACCTTAGGTGGGACCGGTAAGGAAACTGGGAAGCGCCATCCCACCATAGGCAACAATGTGGTGATAAGCGCTGGAGCAAAAGTTTTGGGACCTTTCAAGGTAGGCGACAATTCAAAGATAGGGGCCAATGCCGTGGTTTTAAGCGAGGTGCCGCCAAATTGCACGGTGGTAGGCGTGCCAGGGAAGATAGTTAAAAAAGATAACAAGCGGGTCGCGTCCGCCAGGGACGAGATTGACCTGGATCAAGTGCGCCTGCCTGACCCGGTGGCTGAACAGATTAAAGAGATATTGGACAGAATCAGTATGCTGGAAAAGAAAGTACAGGAATTGGAGGGTAGGTATAAAAATGAAGTTGTATAA
- the cysS gene encoding cysteine--tRNA ligase produces MKLYNTLTKRKEEFVPLHEGEVRMYSCGPTVYDYFHIGNARPFIIFDTLRRYLEYKGYKVVFVQNFTDIDDKMIKRANEEGITVKELGDRFIDEYFKDADALGIKRATFHPRATQHIDDMIDLIKKLIEKGVAYEINGNVYFDTSAFPEYGKLSGQKLEELEAGARVEVEEGKKNPMDFALWKAQKPGEPGWDSPWGKGRPGWHIECSVMAMKYLGETIDIHAGGQDLIFPHHENEIAQSEAATGKPFARYWLHNGYINVNNEKMSKSLGNFFTVREIMKRFDPEVVRLFMLSAHYRNPINFSEDMLKQAQSALERLYNCKANLLHLIENAPCKEPSEEEKAFIQRLVGYKLRFEEAMDDDINTADALAVIFDMVRDINSQLSAGSSKQAVEKAYALLDELTGVLGLLRKDPRQELDPEIKALIEKRQQARKEKNWALADQIRDELKARGIILEDTPQGVRVIFKNKG; encoded by the coding sequence ATGAAGTTGTATAACACTCTTACTAAGAGGAAAGAGGAATTTGTTCCCCTACATGAAGGGGAGGTACGCATGTATTCCTGCGGGCCGACGGTATACGATTATTTTCACATAGGAAATGCCCGCCCTTTCATCATATTTGACACCTTAAGGAGGTATTTGGAGTATAAGGGTTACAAAGTAGTGTTCGTGCAAAATTTCACCGACATAGACGATAAGATGATCAAGCGCGCCAACGAAGAGGGTATTACGGTAAAGGAGTTGGGAGACAGGTTTATCGATGAATACTTTAAAGATGCTGATGCTCTGGGTATAAAGAGGGCAACCTTTCATCCTAGGGCTACCCAGCATATCGACGACATGATAGATTTGATTAAGAAGTTGATTGAAAAGGGAGTGGCCTATGAAATAAACGGCAATGTGTATTTTGATACCTCGGCTTTTCCTGAATACGGTAAGCTTTCAGGCCAAAAATTGGAGGAATTGGAGGCAGGGGCGCGTGTGGAGGTAGAAGAGGGTAAGAAAAATCCCATGGATTTTGCCCTGTGGAAGGCTCAAAAGCCGGGTGAGCCTGGCTGGGATAGCCCATGGGGCAAGGGAAGGCCTGGGTGGCATATAGAGTGTTCGGTAATGGCCATGAAGTATCTGGGGGAGACCATCGATATACACGCCGGAGGCCAGGACCTTATCTTTCCACATCATGAGAACGAAATCGCTCAAAGCGAGGCGGCTACCGGTAAGCCCTTTGCAAGGTATTGGCTGCACAACGGATACATCAACGTCAACAACGAGAAGATGTCAAAATCGCTGGGCAATTTTTTTACTGTGCGTGAGATAATGAAGCGGTTTGATCCAGAAGTGGTGCGCCTATTCATGCTTTCAGCTCATTATCGCAATCCTATAAATTTTAGCGAAGATATGCTAAAACAAGCCCAGAGTGCCCTGGAGCGCCTGTACAACTGTAAAGCTAATCTACTGCATTTGATAGAAAATGCTCCTTGTAAGGAGCCATCGGAAGAAGAGAAAGCCTTTATTCAAAGGCTTGTTGGGTATAAACTCAGGTTTGAAGAGGCGATGGATGATGATATAAATACCGCGGATGCACTGGCTGTTATTTTTGATATGGTGAGGGATATAAATTCTCAGCTGAGTGCCGGCAGTTCAAAGCAGGCTGTGGAAAAGGCCTATGCGCTTTTGGATGAGTTGACAGGCGTACTGGGGCTTTTGAGGAAGGACCCCAGGCAAGAGCTTGACCCTGAGATTAAAGCTTTGATTGAGAAAAGGCAACAGGCGCGAAAAGAAAAGAACTGGGCACTGGCTGATCAAATACGTGATGAGCTTAAAGCCCGTGGTATTATACTTGAGGATACGCCTCAAGGAGTAAGGGTGATTTTTAAGAATAAAGGATGA
- a CDS encoding HD domain-containing phosphohydrolase has protein sequence MDRRESVDLLFKATMLGVDEGIVIIEKKGGIVDLNPSAQQIIGFKEEIKGRPFCQVFKVIDEKTGEEVIENPVEKVLRKGIPIERVGRTIVHTKQGPKAVMISRVMPIKNDRGELFGAIAVFHNVVDEGIWFRDQWLGPYDLLTGVYNRKAMEKYIKRLKGEDVFPIGIIVVDVNGLRFVNHVFGCEEGDKLLKKTAEILKKSTRKNDLVARWGGDEFLVILPHADLDVVREVIVRIQDNCFAAGDTKVQLSVVMGYAIKKCQKEDLEEAVKEAEEFMYRRKLMVNESYHNTVINTLVTTLHIKSIETQEHAERLKTYSIAIGKEMSLPHKDLDELALLAVLHDVGKIGIKESILKKPGPLTPQEWEEMKQHCEIGYRIVQNIPELSAVAEYILFHHERWDGKGYPRGLKGEEIPLLCRILAVVDAYDAMTHDRVYRKALSENEAIAEIKKNSGTQFDPKIVDVFYNLVVSDKINSCLEGGEKKWRTF, from the coding sequence GTGGACAGAAGGGAAAGTGTTGATCTCTTGTTTAAGGCTACTATGCTGGGTGTAGATGAAGGGATTGTTATTATTGAAAAAAAAGGTGGGATAGTGGATTTAAATCCATCAGCCCAGCAAATTATAGGGTTTAAAGAAGAGATAAAAGGCAGACCTTTTTGTCAGGTATTTAAAGTAATAGACGAAAAGACAGGGGAAGAGGTGATAGAAAATCCTGTAGAGAAGGTTTTAAGGAAAGGAATACCTATCGAAAGGGTCGGGCGCACTATAGTTCATACGAAGCAAGGGCCTAAGGCCGTGATGATCAGTCGAGTGATGCCAATAAAAAATGACAGAGGAGAACTTTTTGGCGCTATAGCGGTGTTTCACAATGTTGTTGATGAAGGGATTTGGTTTAGGGATCAGTGGTTGGGGCCCTATGATTTGTTGACGGGTGTTTACAACCGTAAAGCGATGGAAAAGTACATTAAGAGGTTAAAAGGGGAGGATGTATTTCCTATAGGGATAATTGTGGTTGATGTCAATGGTTTGAGATTTGTTAACCATGTTTTCGGATGTGAAGAAGGCGATAAACTCCTAAAAAAGACTGCTGAGATTTTAAAAAAGAGTACGCGTAAAAATGATTTAGTTGCTCGCTGGGGAGGAGATGAGTTTCTTGTTATTTTGCCACACGCTGATTTGGATGTAGTGAGGGAGGTGATTGTCAGAATACAAGATAACTGTTTTGCGGCAGGCGACACAAAGGTCCAATTGAGTGTGGTCATGGGGTATGCAATAAAGAAGTGCCAGAAGGAAGATTTAGAAGAGGCTGTAAAAGAGGCAGAAGAATTCATGTATCGTAGGAAGTTGATGGTCAATGAGAGCTACCATAACACAGTCATCAACACTCTTGTTACCACTTTGCATATTAAAAGCATCGAAACACAGGAACACGCTGAGCGCCTCAAAACGTATTCAATTGCGATTGGCAAAGAAATGAGTTTGCCTCATAAAGATTTGGATGAACTAGCGCTTTTGGCGGTACTACACGATGTTGGCAAAATAGGGATAAAGGAAAGCATTTTAAAGAAGCCAGGTCCTTTGACTCCTCAAGAATGGGAAGAGATGAAGCAGCATTGTGAAATTGGCTATCGTATAGTTCAAAATATTCCTGAATTATCGGCTGTAGCGGAGTATATATTGTTCCATCACGAGCGCTGGGATGGTAAAGGTTATCCCAGGGGGCTGAAGGGAGAAGAGATACCGCTTTTATGTCGCATCCTGGCGGTAGTGGATGCATACGATGCTATGACTCATGATAGGGTATATCGCAAGGCCTTGAGTGAGAATGAGGCTATTGCTGAGATAAAAAAGAACAGTGGCACCCAGTTTGACCCCAAGATTGTGGATGTCTTCTACAACTTGGTGGTAAGTGATAAAATAAACAGTTGCTTAGAAGGAGGTGAAAAGAAATGGAGGACCTTTTGA
- a CDS encoding chemotaxis protein CheW, with amino-acid sequence MEDLLTSQYVVCELANEKYALKIGDVYEIIKMQPITPVHNSKPFLEGIINLRGKIIPVVNLHKRFGLPNYTTTKKTRIVVVKSRDEMVGIVFDKVNQVLRFSNIQPPPEMVAGIDGAYFEGIGITDEGVISILKIDKVLHE; translated from the coding sequence ATGGAGGACCTTTTGACCAGCCAATATGTTGTTTGCGAGCTGGCAAATGAGAAATATGCGTTAAAAATTGGTGATGTATATGAAATTATCAAGATGCAGCCTATTACACCCGTTCATAACAGCAAACCTTTTTTGGAGGGCATCATAAATCTCCGGGGGAAAATCATACCGGTAGTTAACCTTCATAAGAGATTTGGCCTGCCCAACTATACCACTACTAAAAAGACTCGTATAGTCGTGGTAAAGAGCAGAGATGAAATGGTGGGCATTGTTTTCGATAAGGTGAATCAAGTACTCAGATTTTCTAACATACAACCTCCCCCTGAGATGGTGGCGGGAATTGATGGTGCCTATTTCGAAGGCATAGGAATAACCGATGAAGGCGTGATAAGCATTTTAAAGATTGATAAGGTGCTTCATGAGTGA
- a CDS encoding chemotaxis protein CheA: MSDIFENLEIINLFIGEMEEQILLFENGIVELEKDINNPEIVQKLFRAAHTLKGSSAAVGFEQMKVLTHEMENVLDRIRNHMLKVSRPVVDVLLECLDCLKALKDEFVVDRYCINTDIRPIMAKLQGILAGSSDVYAAEEAERADVRQKLFALDAKQEEQVKQAVEIGQNVWVCQVEIAKDCQMKLARAYTVKNFLNERGTVIGMVPDAIDVRDEEIDKVCFLVITQMGADELEYEVRNGLVDVEEVNVFPYSFNSPEIMKLSENEGKSLCSDLNGSMNAKGADETKRMSGRTVRIEVERLERMMDLVGELVIEQIRIAQAGNDLHNKYPTDETVDDLISISNHVSVLIDELQEAIMKTRMIPVQQLFNRFPRIVRDLTRSLNKEVELILEGGETEIDRTIVEDITDPLIHLIRNAVDHGIESPEVRKRLGKPEKGMLRISALPKDSNVIITVEDDGAGIDLEEIKRMAIERRIISKEEANTMTHEQLVNLIFQPGFSTSNEVNDISGRGVGMDIVKNCVEKLKGVIDVETYAGAGTKFVIKLPIKLPMTLAILKGLLVKIGNETYAIPMNNVIEIVRQPRKAIEFVNGQAVTVIRNKAIPLVWLHDYFGIPRVKERKNILIVLLGMAEKRLGLVVDELIGNQEVVVTNLGAYIGKVEGISGATILGDRSVACILDVAGIMKMVSERKIKKDSNHELIAVNE, translated from the coding sequence ATGAGCGATATATTTGAAAATCTTGAAATCATAAATTTATTTATTGGTGAAATGGAAGAACAGATTCTTCTTTTCGAAAATGGGATAGTGGAACTAGAAAAGGATATTAATAACCCTGAGATAGTGCAGAAGTTGTTTCGGGCGGCTCATACCCTCAAGGGTTCTTCTGCAGCTGTGGGATTTGAGCAGATGAAAGTCCTTACCCATGAAATGGAAAATGTCTTGGACAGGATTAGGAACCATATGCTTAAGGTTTCTAGACCTGTGGTTGATGTTCTATTGGAATGCCTGGACTGTTTAAAGGCTTTGAAGGATGAATTCGTTGTGGATAGATATTGTATTAACACTGATATACGCCCAATTATGGCAAAATTGCAAGGGATTTTAGCGGGAAGCAGTGATGTGTACGCTGCCGAAGAAGCGGAAAGGGCTGATGTCCGGCAGAAATTGTTTGCGCTCGATGCTAAACAGGAGGAGCAGGTAAAGCAGGCAGTGGAGATAGGACAGAATGTATGGGTGTGTCAAGTGGAAATTGCTAAAGATTGTCAGATGAAGTTGGCCAGGGCCTATACAGTCAAGAATTTTCTTAATGAACGTGGTACTGTTATAGGCATGGTTCCTGATGCGATTGATGTGAGGGATGAAGAGATTGACAAAGTCTGTTTTTTGGTCATCACACAGATGGGCGCCGATGAGCTGGAGTATGAGGTAAGGAATGGATTGGTGGATGTGGAAGAGGTTAATGTATTTCCTTATTCCTTTAATTCTCCTGAAATAATGAAGCTGTCAGAAAATGAGGGTAAAAGTTTATGCTCTGATCTTAACGGCTCAATGAATGCCAAGGGTGCTGATGAGACGAAGAGGATGTCGGGGCGTACGGTAAGGATAGAAGTGGAACGCTTGGAGAGGATGATGGATTTAGTGGGAGAACTGGTTATTGAGCAGATACGAATTGCTCAAGCAGGAAATGACTTACATAACAAATATCCTACCGATGAAACAGTAGATGATCTGATAAGCATTTCAAACCATGTATCGGTGCTCATAGATGAACTGCAAGAAGCTATTATGAAGACCCGCATGATCCCGGTGCAGCAGCTTTTCAATAGGTTTCCTAGGATTGTGAGGGACTTGACACGTTCATTGAACAAAGAAGTTGAGCTTATACTTGAGGGGGGTGAGACTGAGATAGACAGGACGATAGTTGAGGACATTACAGATCCGCTGATCCACCTCATCCGAAATGCTGTAGACCATGGGATTGAGAGCCCAGAAGTCCGCAAGAGGTTGGGTAAACCTGAAAAGGGTATGCTGCGCATATCGGCATTGCCCAAAGATAGCAATGTAATCATAACAGTAGAGGATGATGGTGCGGGCATAGATTTAGAGGAGATAAAACGTATGGCTATTGAAAGGAGGATTATATCTAAAGAAGAGGCAAATACCATGACACATGAGCAGCTTGTTAACCTAATATTCCAGCCTGGATTTTCGACCTCTAATGAGGTGAATGATATTTCAGGGCGTGGGGTCGGAATGGATATTGTGAAGAATTGCGTTGAAAAATTGAAGGGGGTGATCGATGTTGAAACCTATGCCGGAGCTGGTACAAAATTTGTGATAAAACTGCCCATAAAGCTCCCTATGACGTTGGCGATACTTAAAGGTCTTCTGGTGAAGATTGGCAATGAGACCTACGCTATACCGATGAACAATGTGATTGAAATTGTCAGGCAACCACGAAAGGCAATTGAGTTTGTTAACGGTCAGGCTGTGACGGTTATAAGAAACAAGGCCATTCCCCTAGTATGGTTGCATGACTACTTCGGAATTCCAAGGGTGAAAGAAAGAAAAAATATCTTGATCGTTTTGCTTGGAATGGCTGAAAAGCGCCTAGGCCTGGTGGTTGATGAGCTTATAGGCAATCAAGAAGTGGTGGTTACAAATCTGGGAGCTTATATAGGAAAAGTTGAAGGGATATCTGGAGCGACGATACTGGGCGATAGAAGTGTGGCTTGTATATTGGATGTTGCAGGCATTATGAAGATGGTAAGCGAAAGGAAAATTAAAAAAGACAGCAATCATGAGCTGATTGCTGTGAACGAATAG